From a single Anaerolineales bacterium genomic region:
- a CDS encoding MoaD/ThiS family protein — translation MPVLRIPTPLRAYTSGQSEVSVSGANIAEALTDLTSQYPAIQPHLFNESGDLRPFVNLFVGEKNIRDLQGVNTPINEGDRVMLVPSIAGGIPSPKMGER, via the coding sequence ATGCCTGTATTGCGAATCCCGACTCCGCTGAGAGCATATACCAGCGGACAATCCGAAGTCAGCGTAAGCGGTGCGAATATTGCCGAAGCGCTCACCGACCTGACGAGCCAGTATCCCGCCATTCAACCGCATCTTTTCAATGAGAGCGGCGACCTGCGTCCGTTCGTCAATCTCTTTGTGGGCGAAAAGAACATCCGCGATCTGCAGGGAGTGAACACGCCCATCAACGAAGGCGACCGGGTGATGTTGGTCCCGTCCATTGCGGGAGGAATTCCCTCTCCCAAAATGGGAGAGAGGTAG
- the moeB gene encoding molybdopterin-synthase adenylyltransferase MoeB gives MLPELNHEEILRYSRHLLIPEVGLEGQRKLKNSSALVVGTGGLGSPVSLYLAAAGVGRIGLVDYDVVDSSNLQRQVIHGTSSVGKLKVESAKTKLLDLNPDIQIDVYNEPYTSENAMRIARDYDIILDGTDNFPTRYLTNDVAVFLGKPNVYASIFRFDGQVSVFYAKEGPCYRCLFPEPPPPGLVPSCAEGGVLGVLPGTIGTLQATEALKVLLGIGDPLIGKLLLYNALDMSFDFVTLKKNPKCRVCGPNADIKELIDYEEFCGVPGHDHGDEGSAGEGLDITAPELAERIKGNHLKLLDVREPHELEISALPNAVNIPLGQLASRLSELNSADDMIVFCKGGTRSARALELLASAGFKKVKNLKGGINAWAREVDSNLPIY, from the coding sequence ATGCTGCCCGAATTGAATCACGAAGAAATTCTGCGTTATTCCCGTCACCTGCTCATCCCCGAGGTGGGGCTGGAAGGACAGCGCAAATTGAAGAACTCGTCCGCGCTGGTGGTGGGAACTGGCGGGTTGGGGTCGCCTGTGTCGTTGTATCTGGCTGCGGCGGGGGTGGGGCGCATTGGCCTGGTGGATTATGACGTGGTCGATTCGTCCAATCTCCAGCGTCAGGTCATTCATGGCACATCGAGCGTCGGAAAATTGAAGGTGGAAAGCGCGAAAACAAAACTGCTTGACCTAAATCCCGATATTCAAATTGACGTGTATAACGAGCCGTACACATCCGAAAATGCCATGCGCATCGCGCGGGACTATGACATCATTCTCGACGGCACGGACAATTTCCCCACCCGTTACCTGACCAACGACGTGGCGGTCTTTCTCGGCAAGCCGAATGTGTACGCATCCATTTTCCGCTTCGACGGGCAGGTGAGCGTGTTCTACGCCAAGGAGGGACCGTGCTACCGCTGTCTCTTCCCCGAACCGCCCCCTCCGGGACTTGTCCCTTCGTGCGCGGAAGGTGGCGTGCTCGGCGTTTTGCCCGGCACGATCGGCACGCTTCAAGCAACCGAGGCGTTGAAGGTCCTGCTGGGGATCGGCGACCCGTTGATCGGCAAACTCCTGCTCTACAACGCGTTGGATATGTCATTCGATTTTGTCACGCTGAAGAAGAATCCAAAATGCCGCGTATGCGGACCGAATGCCGACATCAAGGAGTTGATCGATTACGAGGAGTTCTGCGGCGTTCCCGGTCATGACCACGGTGACGAAGGCTCCGCAGGTGAAGGCTTGGACATCACCGCGCCTGAACTTGCCGAGCGGATCAAAGGCAATCACCTAAAACTGCTGGATGTGCGCGAGCCGCATGAATTGGAGATTTCCGCTCTGCCCAATGCGGTCAATATTCCGCTGGGGCAGTTGGCGTCCCGTTTGTCTGAATTGAACTCCGCCGATGACATGATCGTGTTCTGCAAGGGCGGCACCCGCTCCGCGCGCGCGTTGGAACTGCTTGCCAGCGCGGGCTTCAAGAAGGTCAAGAACCTGAAAGGCGGGATCAATGCATGGGCAAGGGAAGTGGACTCAAACTTGCCGATCTACTAG